The following are from one region of the Capsicum annuum cultivar UCD-10X-F1 chromosome 1, UCD10Xv1.1, whole genome shotgun sequence genome:
- the LOC107862141 gene encoding B3 domain-containing protein REM10-like, translating into MYHSCYVLQKVPIGFLKYLKGHDHVEHVVLKRAGKKWLVKLNGRRFKDGWEKFAEEHDLQLGDMLIFRHEGDMDFDVSIFDSTRCDTEYAEYLQEKKIEKTKPNVMSPSKVVPSVGTVKGLHLSHSQFVCTMKSYNLTKSFLCVPRPFARLNGLKNRRCTIMINDEQRSWTFSLY; encoded by the exons ATGTATCACTCATGCTATGTATTGCAGAAAGTACCTATTGGTTTCTTGAAGTATTTGAAGGGACATGACCATGTTGAACATGTTGTACTGAAAAGGGCTGGCAAGAAGTGGTTGGTGAAGCTGAACGGACGACGATTCAAAGATGGATGGGAAAAGTTTGCAGAGGAACATGATTTGCAGTTAGGAGATATGTTGATTTTCAGACATGAAGGAGACATGGATTTTGATGTTTCCATATTTGATTCAACTCGTTGTGACACAGAATATGCAGAGTATCTGCAAGAAAAAAAGATAG AAAAAACGAAGCCCAACGTCATGTCACCATCCAAGGTTGTTCCCAGTGTAGGAACTGTCAAGGGCTTGCATCTCAGTCACTCTCAATTTGTTTGTACCATGAAATCCTATAACCTTACAAAGAGTTTTCTG TGTGTTCCAAGACCATTTGCGAGGTTAAACGGTCTCAAGAACAGGAGATGTACGATAATGATAAATGACGAGCAAAGGTCATGGACGTTTAGTttatactag